The genome window ACACGGAAATCTTCAATTACATAGCGTGCTACTACAACCCGAAAAGGAGGCATTCGGCACTGGGCTATCTTTGCCCCGACAAGTTCGAGGAACACTACTTTTCTAACTTAACGCTGTGTCCGTGAAAATGGGACCATGTCACCGTTTTTCTGCCATTGACCGTCTTAAGAGGTAAGTTTCGCGCATCGTAACTGGGAATGCTAAATATAACCCCATAGCTCTGGTTGTCGCTATTATTCGTTGGGTCGAAACCGGCGGCACTTGTTACATTCCCGTTTTGATCGTACTGGAACATCACATTGGGCGAGACCAAACCGGGTACGGCATTGGCCGCCCCATCATTCACCGTATTCAGCCTGTTCCCAATTTGTGGGGGGCAAAAGATCCAGGTAGAAGGACAGGTATAATCCAGATCGTCCGCAATTCCACCAAATTGATTGTACCGTTTGAGCGTCAGGATATTGCCATTGGCATCATAGGTAAGGTTGTTCAGGTCGTGGGCATTGGTTTGTTGGTAGGTTCCAAAACCCGTACCCTGCCAAAAATCTGCTTGGGTGAGGCGGTTTCAGAAAACTTATGTGCGGTGTATGGGATCGGATGAGAAAGTGCGTAGTTTTACGCCCACACCAACCTATGCCGTTAGCAATATGAGCAGCGAAAAAGCCACCCGTGAAAAAGCCTTTATTGTAACCGCCCGAAAGTATCGGCCCCAAACCTTTGGGGATTTGGTCTCGCAGGCACACGTCTCCGAGACGCTGCGGAATGCGATTCAGTCGGGCCGTCTGGCCCATGCCTATTTGTTTAGCGGTCCGCGCGGTGTAGGTAAAACCACAGGAGCCCGTCTATTGGCCAAAGCCATCAATTGTACCACCTCACTTTCCGAGCGCGACCGAGGAGAAGCTTGTCGGCAGTGCGAATCGTGCCGAAGTTTTGAGGAGGGGCGAAGCCTGAACATTATTGAAATTGATGCGGCCTCGAACAATTCGGTGGATGACATCCGGGCATTGCGGGATAAAGTCATTATTCCACCGCAAGGTGCACGTAAGAAAGTGTATATTATAGATGAGGTGCATATGTTATCTAATGCCGCCTTTAATGCCTTGTTAAAGACGTTGGAAGAACCGCCGCCCCATGCCCTATTTATTTTTGCCACCACCGAACCACACAAAGTCTTACCCACCATTTTGTCGCGGTGTCAGCGTTTTGACTTTAAGCGGATTCCGGTGGCCGATATTGTGTACCGACTCAAGGAGATTTGCGTTATAGAAGGGTTTACGGCAGACGAAGAATCGTTGGTACTTATCGCACAAAAAGGAGATGGTGCACTTCGCGACGCGCTTTCGGTATTTGATCAGTCTATTGCCCTTTGTGGTACCGATCTCCGCTATGCAGAACTGGCCAAGGCATTGGGGGTGATTGCGAATGACCTATATTTTGCCATTACGGATATGATTCACCAGCGGGAAACGGCCCCGGTTTTTCGTTTTGTTCAAGCGTTGGTCACTTCTGGGGCAGATTATTTGGAATTTGTTGGCGGCCTATCTGACCACCTTCGAAATTTATTGGTGGCCCACTCCACACAATCAGGTGCATTGATAGAGGCTGCGGAGGCCGTTCAACAGCGGTATCAGGAGGAAGCGGCGCGTTTTGCCGAACCAGACTTACTCCGGATGTTACAATTGGTCTCGGAAGGGGAACAAGCCCTTAAAACCAGTGCCCAGCCACGCCTGCGATTAGAGATGATGTTGGTCAAACTGGTGACCATGCCTGCATCGGTGGATCTCCACCAGTTGTTGCGGCACTTGGGCCGTCTTGAGTCGCAAATAAAATCTGGTCATTTACCTCCGGTTGCCTCCTCTTCTGGGTCTTCATCCGGCCCTTCTTCTGCGCCAATCGCTGGTGGAAGTCCCCCCACTTCTGCCTCCAAACCAACCTCTTATACCAACCCCAGACCCGCCCTCCCTGAAGGCCCACCCACAACGGTAGCCGAACCTGCTCTTATCGCTGCCCGCCCCCCAGCAGTCGAACGTAGCCAGACCACCGCCCGAACTCCCGTTTCGTACGAAGCCCTTTTTGGTAAACCAGCATTGGCTGGCGTTACGCCCACTCGTCCCACCAAAGTACAGGATTCAGAAGTTCCAGCAACCGCCCTCAGCCAGCCGACGATGCGCATTCAGGTCGCTGAAAAAGTGGCGCAGGAAGACTATAACCGGATATTCTTTGAGGCCAATAAGTATTGGTCAGATTTTCTAAGCCGGATTAAACGGGGACGTATTGCCGTATTTGGTATGCTGAACCAAACACGGTTAGACCGCGCCGAACGTGCTACCTTAATGATTGCGGCGCCCGATGCCATGCATGCAGACTTATTGACCCAACAACGAGACTGGCTGGCTTCGGAGTTGGCAGATGTTGCAGGGCTAAGCCGCCCCCCAAGTTTGACCTTCTACATACAACCCACCCAACAGACCGAAACCGCACAAAAGGCCGAAGCCGAAGCAAACGATCCCTACCAACAACTGCAACGCCTCAGTCAAACCAACGCCACCGTTCGCGCACTGATAGACCACTTCGGTGCAGAAATCGTTTGGTGATCCTTCACAACCTTCTATAACGACCCTTTTGAACTTTTTGGCACACCTTTTTCTGGCCGAGAACACGCCGGAATCTCGGTTGGGTAACCTGCTTGGGGATTTTGTAAAAGGCGGTTTGGCCACGTTGCCATATCCGCCGGATGTGGTTAAGGGCATTGCAGAACACCGTCAGATAGATGCTTATACCGACCATCATCCCATTGTTAAGCAAAGTCAGGCTTTCATCGGTAGTCACAACCGACGCTTTGCGGGTATTGCCATAGACGTCATCTATGATCATTTTTTGGCACGTGATTGGTCCTCGTTCCATCCCATGCCACTTCAGGAGTTTACAACCCAATGTTATCTCGAAGTCAAGAGTCGGTGGGATCTACTACCACCACGGCTTCGATTTGTTTTGCCCTATATGGAAAAAGACGACTGGTTGGCCGGATATGCCCACCGTATAGGGATCGAAAACGCCTTGACTGGGCTGGGGAAGCGAATGCAGCGTCAATTTGGCGTCCCCAACCAATTTGCCGACACCTATTTAGATTTCACAACCCACTATGAACCATTGGGAGAACACTTCACGGCCTTTTTTCCGCAGCTACGCGCATTTGTTGCTACCTTACGGGACGACGCTGTTACTCCCATAGCCGAATTTCCGGCTACTGTTCAGAAATAATCATAGCCCTACTTTTATGCAAAGCAGAATCCTTCGTTCTTTTCTCGTACTTTCCCTAAGTGCTCTCTTTTTTGGCGGTTGCGACATCTTCAACAAAGCTGAAGTACAAATAGAAGATCTGGTGGTGGGTACGGGCGAGGTTGGTAGTTTGTACAATTCATGGCAGGTACAATACACTGCAACCATTCTCGGACAAACAACCCCTTTTGAGCAATCTACTGCTGAAAAACCGCTTACGTTTGTCAATGACTTTTCAATCTCCCCCACAGGCTTTAGTGACGGTATTCAAGGGATGCGTGTGGGTGGTAAGCGGAAGATCACCGTCCCACCGAGTTTGGCTTGGGGACGAAACGGTATCAAAGACCGCAACGGTAAAGTGATTGTTCCTAAAAATGCGACCATCGTTTTTGAAGTAGAATTATTAGGACAACCCTTGGTCACTAAGACAGAAACCACGGCTGGGTCTGGAGAAGGGGCAGACGAAAATGACCTGCTCGAAGTGAAATACAAAGGTTATTTTGTGGATGCGCGTGGCTACTTCACCGATGGGACGGTTTTTGACCAATCTACGGGTGATGCCACGTTTAAGTTTACCCTCGGGGTGAGCAATGTAATTCCTGGATGGCATGTGGGCATGGTGGGTGCCCGAAAAGGGAGCAAGCGGACGCTAATCATCCCGCCACACCTTGGCTACGGCTCTTATGGCGTCCCCAATTACCAGTCCGGCGGATATTCTATTCCTCCTCATGCCACGCTGGGCTTCGAGGTGGAAGTCATTAATATCACGAAAGGATAGCGCAAACGTATTACACACGATTAATGGATATATTTTCTATCTCTTTGTTTATTAAGCATTTGACTGCTTCTGATAAACAAGTTTTAGACAACCTAATCGTACATCGAACGTTGAAAAAAGGGAATACACTCTTGGCCACAAACGCCTTCGACGACAAAGCTTATTATGTGTTTTGCGTAAATATTGCGAACGAGAAGAAAAAGAAGTGACGCAAGATTTTTTCATTAGAGATGAGATATGTTTTCTAAATTCTCCTACTTATGGTGATCGAGCCACTTATCAGGTATCTGTATTAGCGAAATCTGTCGTATTTCAGATCAATTTAGTTGCTTTCGAACGGTTAAAAAAAGAGACCCCATCCTTAGCGGAGTTGGAATATCAAATTTTAGAACAAGCGTATCACCAGTCGCAAAAGCGGCTGGAGACTTTCCAGATGATGAGTGCCACCGAGCGTTACCAGAACCTGATGGACCGATCGCCACATATTCTTCAGCAAATTCCACTAATCTACATCGCCTCTTATCTGGGTATAAACAACGCATCGCTTAGTAAAATCCGCAAGACCCTTTCCCGTAAATCCTCAACCCACTGATCATTTTGGTATTTGCCAAAAAAAACATCTTAATAATGGAAGTACTTTTACATTATTTGGTAACCGGAATCTTCTAATGCCATGCCTAAGTTTGTCCATTTTATTTGTCTCGCCCTCTATATATCATGAGTAGTCCTACCTTCGGACAATCTCATAAAACTACGCTTAAAACAGATTTATTCGACCCATTGGCCAAGGGTGGAAGTCTTTGGATCAATGCCGATAAAGGCAACCATCGGATATTTTTAGCCAGTGGCTTTAATGAACTCCCCGACTTCTTAAACCCGGATAAGGCATTTTTTACCGAAAAAAGAGATTTCTTTCAACAGATGGGGTATGGTCACCGGATTGGAAAACACAAAAAAGGGATTTTGGGGGTACAACTTATTTATCAGGATATGACCATCAGGGCCAAGGGCAAAAACGAGCAAGAAGACCTAAGGCGCCAAGGGTCTGCCCGATAGCATTCTATGAAGTTCGTCTGGGGCATAAAGGGAGTGCTTTTTCCTTAGCACCTTGGGCCAGCTATCGCTTTGATCTATTGCGAAACGAGGCCGTATTTAATGCGGTGGGAAAGTCCTATAAAACCCAGTTTGCAAACGTTGCGATGGGGCTTAACTTAGGTTATTCCTTCTCTAAGAGTCCTTAGATTTTTGAGAGATGTCTTAACCTGATTTCAAGACACAATGCAGCATTTATCGTCCCTTTTGCCAGAAACTGCGCCCAAAACAGTTTCACAGGTGTTGCCAGCGGCTTTTTTCGACCGTCACCCGCTGGAAGTAGCACGAAGCCTTATTGGCAAAAGAGTGGTTTTGGATTCTAATACGGGAACTGTCCTATCTGGAAAAATTGTAGAAACCGAAGCCTACCGCTGGGACGAGGCGGGGTGTCATGCTTGGAAAAACGCACTTCCGGATGGGCAAGTACGTGACAAAAATCTTATCTCTGCGGGACTCTTCGACGCGCCCGGAACCAGTTACGTCTATATCAGCTACGGTTTACACCGAATGTTGAATGTGGTTTGCGAGCCTAAAGGGGTAGGTGCGGGCGTATTAATTAGGGCCGTGGAACCCATTACAGGCTTGCACGCAATGCAGGTCAATCGGCCTGGGATCAGACGCCTAACCGATCTGACAAATGGGCCAGGAAAACTTTGTCGGGCGTTCGGGATTGATATTATACATCATCGTAAATCATTACAAAACGGCACTTTGCGCTTGATGGAAGGAACAGTAAACACCGAGTACACGATCGGCTGCTCCACCCGGATCGGTTTGGCCAAAGGCATGGGCGACGAGTTGCCGTGGCGTTTTTTTGAGGTACAAAACCCCTATGTTGGCAAGGGTAAAGTGGTCTTTTTTTAACGTAACAAGACCAAGTATAAGGGCTATTCCTATTTAAACAAATCCAATTGTCGTTTCTCCATTGACCAAAGCCCTTTATTACCAAGCCGTTTTTTTGCATCGGGTAAAAAAAACAATCCATGTGCATCCCAGTTACACAAAAGAGGCTGTTCTACCCGTACAAAACCATTGTTTTTTCGTGGTGCATTAAATTTTTTACGCCCCAAAAGTGGTTATCTTACATACTTCATCTGTAACCAAGCCATGCTATCATGCCTGTTTCTCCGAAGACTTCCGAGCAAATCCGACAAGATTTTTTAGATTTTTTTGCTTCCAAAGATCACTTTATTGTTCCCAGTGCGCCGTTGGTTCCAAAGGATGACAACACGCTCATGTTCATTAATTCTGGTATGGCGCCCTTCAAAAAGAGTTTTTTGGGAACCGAGAACCCGCCTTCGCCAAGGGTGGCTGATACCCAAAAATGCCTCCGTGTCTCTGGAAAGCACAACGATTTGGAGGAGGTGGGGGTGGATACATATCACCATACCTTGTTCGAGATGTTGGGAAATTGGTCGTTTGGTGATTATTTCAAGGAAGAGGCCATCGCATGGTCTTGGGAATTGTTAACAGAGGTTTGGGGGTTAGACCCCGATCGTCTCTATGTGACGATCCATGAAGGAGAATCCAAGTGGCATCTCGAAGAAGACTTGGAAGCACGGGAAATTTGGAAAAAACAAAAAGGCTTAAACCCCTCTCATATCTTACTGGGCACTACCAAAGATAATTTTTGGATGATGGGGGATACGGGGCCTTGCGGGCCTTGCTCTGAAATCCACTACGATGGCCGGACGGATGCCGAACGCGCCGAAGTACCGGGCAGTGCCTTGGTGAACAACGATGATCCGCGTGTCGTAGAAATCTGGAACAATGTTTTTATCCAATACAATGCCCTTCCAGATGGCAACCTCGAAAAGCTAAAAAACCGCTTTGTGGACACAGGAATGGGCTTTGAACGTATTGTCCGGACGATACAGGGAAAAGACTCTAACTACGATACCGATATCTTTGCGCCGTTATTTGAAAAACTGGCAGCACTCGCGCCACGAAAAGAAATTGTGGGATACGACCAGATTCAAGACGTTGCGGAGGGAGAACAAGAACGAATCCGGATTGCGATGCGGGTGATTGTGGATCACATCCGTACCATTTCGTTTGCTATTGCCGACGGAGCAACACCTGGTAATGACGGACGCGGCTATGTTATCCGACGCATCTTGCGGCGGGCGGTTAGGTATGGCTACCAAACCTTGGGATTCCGAACGGCCTTCATGTGGCAATTGGTGGCGGCTTTGGAACAAAAAATGGGGCCTGCTTTCCCCGAAATTGTTCAGCAACGAGATTTTATTGAGCGCATCATTCGGGCAGAAGAAGAATCGTTTCTACGGACGCTCAAAACAGGCATTGAGTTGTTCCAACAAACGGCTGAACGCGACGGAACCATCACGGGCGAAGCGGCTTTTCTTTTGCATGACACCTACGGCTTTCCGATTGATCTTACCGAATTGATGGCCCGCGAAGCTGGTATTCGGGTGGATAAAGCTGGGTTCGATACCGAAATGCAACAGCAAAAAAGTCGGGCACGCGCCGCCGCCAAATTTAAAGTAGATCAATCGAAGGTGGATATTTGGCAAATCATAGGCGAGGATACCCCGGAGAATTTTGTGGGGTATGACCAACTCTCGGTCCCCGAAACGCATATCAAGGCCATTAAGACCACAAAAGATACAAATGGTAATCCCTTGTATTATATTGCCTTAGCCCAAACCCCATTTTATGCAGAATCGGGCGGGCAGATGGGAGATACGGGGACACTGACCTTGGGCGGAGAGACGGTACATGTCTTGGAGACGATCAAATTAGATGGCCGAATTGCCCACAGGGTGGATCGCTTGCCTGCGCATACCGACACATCTGTTTCGGCAAAAGTGGATACCGAGCGGCGAAAGCGGATTACCGGGCACCACTCGGCCACCCATTTATTGCACCTGGCCTTGCGCGATCAATTGGGAACACACGTACAGCAGAAAGGCTCTTTGGTGGCGCCAGACCGTTTGCGGTTTGACTTTAGCCACTTCGAGAAAGTAACGGATGCCCAACTTCGGCGCCTCGAAGCCCAAGTGAATGGCTTGATTCGGGAAAACCTTCCCTTGCAGGAAGAACGCCATGTTCCGATTGCAGCGGCACAGGCAAAGGGGGCAATGGCTCTTTTTGGCGAAAAATATGGTGACGAAGTACGGGTGATCACGTTCGGAAGATCGGTAGAACTCTGTGGAGGAACACATGTGGCTGCCACCGGAGAAATTGGCCTGTTCCGGTTTGTCTCGGAAGGATCGGTGGCTTCGGGCATTCGCCGCATAGAGGCGTTGGTGGGCGAGGCGGCCCTTGCACACATCCAGTCGGAATTGGCGGAGTTGGAGGCCATTCGCGGGCTGCTGAAGTCCAAAGGCTCTGCTGCCGAAGACGTGGCTGTTCTGCAAGAAAACCTCAGAATTGCCGAAAAAGCCACGGCGATGTTAAAAATGCAAGGCTTGACCACTCAATTAGCGGGTCTCTTGGCCAACGCGACCGAAGTGCAGGGTATTCGCTTGGTGACTGGTATAATAGAAGGAGCAGACGGAAAAGCCCTTGGTGAACTGGCCCAAATCTTGCGGGATAAAGTTGGCGAAAACGCTGTTTCTGTATTGGGCGCACACGATGGCGAAAAAGTCTTTTTGGCTGCCACTGTTTCCGACGACCTAAACAAAAAGGGTCTTCAGGCGGGCAAGCTCATTGGCCAGGTCGCAAAAATCGTAGGCGGAGGCGGGGGCGGACGGCCTCAGTTAGCTACGGCTGGGGGGAAACAGCCCGATAAGTTGACAGAAGCCCTTGCAGCGGTAAGCGGTTTGCTCTAAAGGGTTGGCTGATGCACCTGTTTTTTGTCTTTGGTTGCATAAATGGCTTTTTTGCGGTTTCGGACAACAAAGTATGCTTATTTATTCTAAAGCCTCCTTATTGTGAATACATCCATTTATCATACACTTCTCGAAATAGCTGCGGCAAAAGGTGCTGGATTTATCGTCTTGATTGATCCGGATGCCTTGTCTCCGGAGAATATGTCCCAATTCTTGGGCGATTGCGAGGCCGCTGGCACCGATGCTTTTTTTCTTGGCGGAAGCCTGATGCATGTCCCATGGATGGATCGGTATGTGCAAATGCTCAAGCAACACACGACCTTGCCCATTATTGGTTTTCCGGGATCACTCACCCAAATTTCGGGGCATTTGGATGCCATGCTGTATTTATCGGTCATTAGTGGCCGCAACCCCGATTACCTTTTTGGGCAGCACGTTTATGCCGCGCCCATCCTCCGAAAATTAGGCTTAGAGGCCATCTCTACGGGATATATGCTGATTGAAAGCGGCGCTTTGACCTCGGCACAATACATGAGTAATTCTATGCCTATGCCCCGTAAAAAGAACAATATTGCCGTTGCAACCGCCCTTGCCGCCGAGATGATGGGCATGAAACTCTTGATGACCGATGCCGGATCCGGGGCCGATTTTCCCGTACCTGTGGAAATGGTTGCCGGTATTACGGCAGCGGTTTCGATTCCGCTTATGGTGGGTGGCGGCCTGCGTACCCCCGAAATGGCTGCCGCACGGGCACAAGCGGGGGCCTCTTTTATTGTTGTAGGCAATGCCTTTGAAGACCGTCCAGACAAATCGTTCATTGCCGAAATGGCAACTGCCACACATGCAGGTGGCCAAAAACGGCGCTTTGCGGCCCCATAAGATGCCTGCTCGCCGCCTATGTACCACCACCAACCTACTCTTGTTTGGGATTTGGTTCTCCATTGGTTTGGTCATTGTTCTTCGTTCCGTATTAAGTACGGATGGCATGGCCGCCGGAGATGGAGCCTATTATTTAGAAGCCGCCCAAAACCTGCTCATTCATCATCAGTTTCACATAACCACTCTCGGCCTCGGAGCCTCTTTGCCGCTGGATGGGTATGACCCGTTTACCCTGTGGCCCATTGGTTATCCGGTTTTAATTGCAGGTCTTTCATTTATAACCGGATTACCCGTTTTTTGGGCGTCGAAACTCCTCGGATGGCTGTTGGCTGGTCTCTCTATTGCGGGGTTCCGGCGTTTGGCTTCCGAAGAAGCGCCTATGTTGACCGCCATGATGCTCTTTTCTGCACCCTTGCTTTTATTTTCATCCACCTTTAGCGAGGCTGCATTTCTTACGGCGTTGGTTTGGTTTGTTTATTGGATATATCAATTCCGGCAAACGGGCAATTATGGCGCATTACGGGGTATTTTAATTTGTGCCCTCTTTTTATTTTTATTACGCTATGTAGGCATTTTTTCGGGTGTGGTTTTACTCTGGCTGGCTTGGAAAACCATGCGTGAAAACCGCCCCAAAATAGCACCATTGGTGATGGTCATTTTCTTGTGGACAAGCGTTGTACTTGGGTATGCGTGCTGGAACTATGCCCGATCGGGCGCATTTTCCGGTATGAACCGATATTCAGGCGCAACACCGGAAGTGGCACAGATAATGGGTTCATGGCTGAAAGGGTTTATGGTAGGATTTTTCCCCTTGGCTATTGATCGAATCTCCGGTTTTTTACTGTTCTTAATATTATGTATTCAGATCGCCATTTTTTTATGGGCCTGGATTGCTAAAAACAAACAGACAGACGTAGCCCAAGCCTCCTCCAACAACTGGCAAGAACGGTTGCACCTCGTCGAGGTACTATTTGTTGTTGGCTTGTGCTACTTGGTGGTTATGACGGTTTCGCGTTGGCAACACGTCTTGTGGTTGCAAAAAAGCAGTTTTTATATGGAGTTGTTTGCTCCTGTCTTTTGGCTCTGGATTCCGGCAGCCATCCTTTGGGCTCGCCACCAGTTGGGTTGGCAAGCGCCACTCAAAAAAGTAGTCTGGCTCACTGCGGGTACGTCATTTATGCTGTATGGTCCACTGTGGGCCATCAAACAGGTTTATGAACAACGGATGCCATATCATCAGGCAGTAGCCAAGGCCATAGATGCCGCAAAAGACATTCCACCGGGTGGCATCGTTTTGTTTGGAGATCCGCATTTAAACTACCTGAGACCAGACTTAATTCGATTGGAGCCTCCATCAAAGCCCTTATTCGCCCATCCGCCCACGTTCGATGAGACCCTAACATGGTTACATCAGGCATATCCTAAAAGGCCCCTGTATATATTTATGAATACAAGGTTTAATGATATGAATCCAGATGGTTTGGTTACCGAAGAATGGTTTCATCCCTCTTTTATCCACCGGAGCAAAGCCATCCCACCGGATACCCGTATCCGTATTCATTAATGCACACATTGCCCCGCCGATACGAAAACGGTATCTTTATTCCTGCCTCCTAACTCACCTTCTATACCAAACGAAATGGAACGTCTTTTTTTACTTGATGGCATGGCCTTGGCCTATCGTGCACATTTTGCCTTTGCTACACGCCCTTTGATTAATAAAAAAGGCATGGATACCAGTGCTTGTTATGGTTTTGTAGGGACGATGTTGAGTTTAATTGAGCGCGAAAGGCCCGAACATATTGCCGTGGTGATGGATGCTCCGGGGCCGAATTTTCGTGACGAGATCTACGAAAAATACAAAGGGCATCGCCCACCCATGCCCGATCCATTGCGTGTAGCCCTGCCTTTTATCAAAGACTTGGTGAAGGCCTTCGATATTCCGATGCTGGAAATTCCAGGGTTCGAGGCCGATGATGTGATCGGGACGTTGGCCAAACGCGCCGAGGCAGAAGGCCAACATGCCGTAATTGTCTCGCCAGACAAGGATTTTCGGCAACTCTTGGGCCCAGGTGTTTCCATTCTACGCCCCACCCGAAAAGACGAAGAGTTTGATTGGGTGACGGAGGAAAAATTCCGAGAAGACTATGGCTTGCCGCCCGTAAAATTCATAGACGTTTTGGCATTATTGGGCGATACCGCCGACAACGTACCCGGCGTACCGGGTATTGGCGAAAAAACCGCACCAAGCCTGATCCAGCAATATGGATCGGTAGAAAACCTATTAGAACATGCCGGAGAAATCACCGCAAAACGGGTACGAGAAGGCTTACTCAACAACCGCGATCAAGCCATTATGTCTAAACTACTGGTCACCATTCATACCGAAGTGACCTTAGATTTAAACTGGCAAAGTCTTGTGCGTACCAAGCCGGATATGGCGGAAATCGGACGTTTATTTGATGAATTGGAATTTGGAAAAACACTACGAGGCCGCATTCATCGCTATGCCCAATCCTTTCAAGCAGTACCCCAAGCACCGGCAGGAAGCCAAGTAAACCTTTTTGGTGGATTTGAACTGCCTACCTCCGGATTGACCGACATTTTGGTACACCCCGATGAGCATAGCTTCGACGCCGAAAAGGTGCAGTACCACTTACTGACCGATCCTGCGATGCAACAAGCCCTTGGCGACCAGTTGAATCGGGCGACAGAAATCTGTTTTGATACGGAAACAACTGGAACGGATGCGATGATTGCAGAGTTGGTGGGCTGTTCTACCTCTACCCAAGAAGCCGAAGCCTACTATTTACCCACCTTAGACGCTGCCACCACCCAAACGGTATTGTCGGTATTGAAACCAGCATTGGAAAATCCTGCCATAACCAAATGTGGTCAGAATGTGAAATACGACTTGCTGATGA of Bacteroidetes Order II. bacterium contains these proteins:
- a CDS encoding IS3 family transposase, whose amino-acid sequence is TEIFNYIACYYNPKRRHSALGYLCPDKFEEHYFSNLTLCP
- the dnaX gene encoding DNA polymerase III subunit gamma/tau gives rise to the protein MSSEKATREKAFIVTARKYRPQTFGDLVSQAHVSETLRNAIQSGRLAHAYLFSGPRGVGKTTGARLLAKAINCTTSLSERDRGEACRQCESCRSFEEGRSLNIIEIDAASNNSVDDIRALRDKVIIPPQGARKKVYIIDEVHMLSNAAFNALLKTLEEPPPHALFIFATTEPHKVLPTILSRCQRFDFKRIPVADIVYRLKEICVIEGFTADEESLVLIAQKGDGALRDALSVFDQSIALCGTDLRYAELAKALGVIANDLYFAITDMIHQRETAPVFRFVQALVTSGADYLEFVGGLSDHLRNLLVAHSTQSGALIEAAEAVQQRYQEEAARFAEPDLLRMLQLVSEGEQALKTSAQPRLRLEMMLVKLVTMPASVDLHQLLRHLGRLESQIKSGHLPPVASSSGSSSGPSSAPIAGGSPPTSASKPTSYTNPRPALPEGPPTTVAEPALIAARPPAVERSQTTARTPVSYEALFGKPALAGVTPTRPTKVQDSEVPATALSQPTMRIQVAEKVAQEDYNRIFFEANKYWSDFLSRIKRGRIAVFGMLNQTRLDRAERATLMIAAPDAMHADLLTQQRDWLASELADVAGLSRPPSLTFYIQPTQQTETAQKAEAEANDPYQQLQRLSQTNATVRALIDHFGAEIVW
- a CDS encoding DUF479 domain-containing protein; protein product: MAHLFLAENTPESRLGNLLGDFVKGGLATLPYPPDVVKGIAEHRQIDAYTDHHPIVKQSQAFIGSHNRRFAGIAIDVIYDHFLARDWSSFHPMPLQEFTTQCYLEVKSRWDLLPPRLRFVLPYMEKDDWLAGYAHRIGIENALTGLGKRMQRQFGVPNQFADTYLDFTTHYEPLGEHFTAFFPQLRAFVATLRDDAVTPIAEFPATVQK
- a CDS encoding FKBP-type peptidyl-prolyl cis-trans isomerase, which codes for MQSRILRSFLVLSLSALFFGGCDIFNKAEVQIEDLVVGTGEVGSLYNSWQVQYTATILGQTTPFEQSTAEKPLTFVNDFSISPTGFSDGIQGMRVGGKRKITVPPSLAWGRNGIKDRNGKVIVPKNATIVFEVELLGQPLVTKTETTAGSGEGADENDLLEVKYKGYFVDARGYFTDGTVFDQSTGDATFKFTLGVSNVIPGWHVGMVGARKGSKRTLIIPPHLGYGSYGVPNYQSGGYSIPPHATLGFEVEVINITKG
- a CDS encoding DNA-3-methyladenine glycosylase; the encoded protein is MQHLSSLLPETAPKTVSQVLPAAFFDRHPLEVARSLIGKRVVLDSNTGTVLSGKIVETEAYRWDEAGCHAWKNALPDGQVRDKNLISAGLFDAPGTSYVYISYGLHRMLNVVCEPKGVGAGVLIRAVEPITGLHAMQVNRPGIRRLTDLTNGPGKLCRAFGIDIIHHRKSLQNGTLRLMEGTVNTEYTIGCSTRIGLAKGMGDELPWRFFEVQNPYVGKGKVVFF
- the alaS gene encoding alanine--tRNA ligase, with product MPVSPKTSEQIRQDFLDFFASKDHFIVPSAPLVPKDDNTLMFINSGMAPFKKSFLGTENPPSPRVADTQKCLRVSGKHNDLEEVGVDTYHHTLFEMLGNWSFGDYFKEEAIAWSWELLTEVWGLDPDRLYVTIHEGESKWHLEEDLEAREIWKKQKGLNPSHILLGTTKDNFWMMGDTGPCGPCSEIHYDGRTDAERAEVPGSALVNNDDPRVVEIWNNVFIQYNALPDGNLEKLKNRFVDTGMGFERIVRTIQGKDSNYDTDIFAPLFEKLAALAPRKEIVGYDQIQDVAEGEQERIRIAMRVIVDHIRTISFAIADGATPGNDGRGYVIRRILRRAVRYGYQTLGFRTAFMWQLVAALEQKMGPAFPEIVQQRDFIERIIRAEEESFLRTLKTGIELFQQTAERDGTITGEAAFLLHDTYGFPIDLTELMAREAGIRVDKAGFDTEMQQQKSRARAAAKFKVDQSKVDIWQIIGEDTPENFVGYDQLSVPETHIKAIKTTKDTNGNPLYYIALAQTPFYAESGGQMGDTGTLTLGGETVHVLETIKLDGRIAHRVDRLPAHTDTSVSAKVDTERRKRITGHHSATHLLHLALRDQLGTHVQQKGSLVAPDRLRFDFSHFEKVTDAQLRRLEAQVNGLIRENLPLQEERHVPIAAAQAKGAMALFGEKYGDEVRVITFGRSVELCGGTHVAATGEIGLFRFVSEGSVASGIRRIEALVGEAALAHIQSELAELEAIRGLLKSKGSAAEDVAVLQENLRIAEKATAMLKMQGLTTQLAGLLANATEVQGIRLVTGIIEGADGKALGELAQILRDKVGENAVSVLGAHDGEKVFLAATVSDDLNKKGLQAGKLIGQVAKIVGGGGGGRPQLATAGGKQPDKLTEALAAVSGLL
- a CDS encoding geranylgeranylglyceryl/heptaprenylglyceryl phosphate synthase, encoding MNTSIYHTLLEIAAAKGAGFIVLIDPDALSPENMSQFLGDCEAAGTDAFFLGGSLMHVPWMDRYVQMLKQHTTLPIIGFPGSLTQISGHLDAMLYLSVISGRNPDYLFGQHVYAAPILRKLGLEAISTGYMLIESGALTSAQYMSNSMPMPRKKNNIAVATALAAEMMGMKLLMTDAGSGADFPVPVEMVAGITAAVSIPLMVGGGLRTPEMAAARAQAGASFIVVGNAFEDRPDKSFIAEMATATHAGGQKRRFAAP